Genomic segment of Myxococcus stipitatus:
ACGGCGGTGCCGATGAGCACCGGCTTGGCGGTGGCCTTGAACGTGTTGCCCGCGCCGTCGTTCTCCTCCAGGTACTCCTTGCCCTTCTCGAAGTCGGGCGTGAAGCCGAAGTCGCGCTGCACCTCCTCCTTCACGTTGGGGACGTTCTCGATGAGCGACAGCTCATAGACGCTCTGCGCGTTGTCCGTCACCGGGCCGTAGGAGTCCACGGCGATGGTGACGGGGCCCATGCCCAGGAAGCCGAAGGCCACCAGGCCGAAGGCGAACACCGGCGCGGCAATCATCAGCTGGCCCACGCCCTCGCCGGGGACGCCGGCGCCGCTGAACCAGAACGCCAGCCCCATCAGGCCGGCGATGATGAGGCCCATCCAGTACGCGGAGAAGTTGCCCGCCACCAGGCCGGAGATGACGTTGAGCGACGCGCCGCCCTCGCGGCTGGCCGTCACCACCTCGCGCACGTGCCGGCTCTCCGTGGAGGTGAAGACCTTGATGGCCTCCGGGATGATGGCGCCCGCCAGCGTGCCGCACGTGATGATGGCGGACAGCTTCCACCACAGCGTCGGGTCGCCGTTCAGGTTGGGGACCAGCGCGTAGCTGACCAGGAACGTCAGCGCCACGGAGATGAGCGACGTCAGCCACACCAGCGCGGTGAGCGGGTGCTCGAAGTTCATGTGGTCCGCGTTCTTGTACCTGGCGGACTGGAACACGTTGTTGATGGCGTAGGCGGCCAGCGACGCGAGCACCATCACGATGCGCATCATGAAAATCCAGACGAGCAGCTCCACGCGGAAGCCCTCGCCCACCGCCAGCAGGATGAAGGTGATGAGCGCCACGCCCGTCACGCCGTAGGTCTCGAAGCCGTCCGCGGAGGGACCCACGCTGTCGCCCGCGTTGTCGCCCGTGCAGTCGGCGATGACGCCCGGGTTGCGCGCGTCGTCCTCCTTGATGCGGAAGACAATCTTCATCAGGTCCGAGCCGATGTCGGCGATCTTGGTGAAGATGCCGCCCGCGATGCGCAGCGCGGAGGCGCCCAGCGACTCACCGATGGCGAAGCCGATGAAGCAGGGGCCCGCGAAGTCCGCGGGGATGAACAGCAGGATGGCCAGCATCAGCAACAGCTCCGTGCTGATGAGCACCATGCCGATGGACATGCCCGCCTGGAGCGGAATCGCGTACGTGGGGTAGGGCTTGCCGCGCAAGCTGGCGAAGGCCGTGCGGCTGTTGGCGAACGTGTTGACGCGGATGCCGAACCACGCCACGCCACACGAGCCGGCGATGCCCACCAGGCTGGCGCCGAGGATGATGGCCACCCGGCCCG
This window contains:
- a CDS encoding sodium-translocating pyrophosphatase: MTGVAVRALGLMTVLAASAAHASEADLVLPDFASKTFLGGGLNGHQLLLSGIAVCVLGLVFGFIQYASLQKMPVHRAMLEISELIYETCKTYLATQLKFIGVLWALIAVVMVGYFGFLRHMDAGRVAIILGASLVGIAGSCGVAWFGIRVNTFANSRTAFASLRGKPYPTYAIPLQAGMSIGMVLISTELLLMLAILLFIPADFAGPCFIGFAIGESLGASALRIAGGIFTKIADIGSDLMKIVFRIKEDDARNPGVIADCTGDNAGDSVGPSADGFETYGVTGVALITFILLAVGEGFRVELLVWIFMMRIVMVLASLAAYAINNVFQSARYKNADHMNFEHPLTALVWLTSLISVALTFLVSYALVPNLNGDPTLWWKLSAIITCGTLAGAIIPEAIKVFTSTESRHVREVVTASREGGASLNVISGLVAGNFSAYWMGLIIAGLMGLAFWFSGAGVPGEGVGQLMIAAPVFAFGLVAFGFLGMGPVTIAVDSYGPVTDNAQSVYELSLIENVPNVKEEVQRDFGFTPDFEKGKEYLEENDGAGNTFKATAKPVLIGTAVVGATTMIFSIIVLLVGINGNALNAEKAQFLSLLHAPFLLGLITGGAIIYWFSGASMQAVSTGAYRAVEFIKANIKLEGVEKASVSDSKKVVEICTQYAQKGMINIFLAVFFSTLAFACLEPYFFVGYLISIAVFGLYQAVFMANAGGAWDNAKKLVEVELKAKGTELHAATVVGDTVGDPFKDTSSVALNPVIKFTTLFGLLAVELAVELEAAGQGQLTRILSVVFFVLSTVFVYRSFYGMRIQSVAGASVAPTSKPEAAVKTA